A window of Thermoproteus sp. genomic DNA:
CTATAGGTTCTTCGACGTGGACTACGTAGAGGCCGGCAACCCCACTAGGGTAATATTCAAGGCCGAGGACGGCGACGACGTCGCGAAGTCCATAGTGGTCAGATCGAAGACGGGCGCCATACGGTCGCCCGACCTGGGCTTCAGCCTCGAGCCAGGCCCCCAGGCGGAGCCCTTCGTCACCACAGTCGAAGGCGTGCTCTACAGGGCGTTGGACTACGCCGAAAGCCTAAAGGTGCTCGAACCCGAGAGCTCCGAGAAGGTAGACGACTTCATAAAGAGAGTACAAAAGGCGATAAATTCGGGCGGATTCACGTTAGTAGTCGAGGACCCTCTGGGGAAGAGCCTAGTAATACCGAGGAGGCCCGATTCCATTAGGGTAGAACGCCTTGACAGTACCTAGCTAGGTACCTCTCTAAGAGTTGCGGGTAGGGTTCTGGATATCTCGACAGCCGTCGCCTAAAGGCGTCGATAAGGTCCTTGGTGTCGTAGCCCCTCTTCGCGTATCTACAAGCCCTTATGAGGGTGGCTAGCTTGTCAGCAAAAGACACGAGAGTCCCCAATTCGCCCTTAGAGGACCTATAGGCCTCAAAGAGCCCGTAGAGGTGGGGATAGAGCCTCCGCATGGCGTCAAGCTCCAGTCCCTCCCAATCGACGGCTGACCTGACGCCGTTCCCCGGATGTCCCAACTCGGCCTCAGCTAAGTCGTGAATAACAGCGGCGGCCACCGCATACGCCGGATCTACGTCGCGCCCCGCCTCTCTAAGCTCCGCCGCTATTTCGCCAGCCAACAGCGCGACTAGGAGCGAGTGTTGGCAGACAGTCTCCGCGTTTTCCACGCCCCTCTGGAGCCAACCGACCCGCCTTATGCCGCAAAGCGTGTCCACTACGTCGACCAGGTCCATTTACAGCTCCCCTATGAAGGCCTCCGGCTCGCTCCTCGGCGTAATCTCGTAGGCCACCGGCGTCCTTAAGACCGCGGGGACTTCCTCCCGCTTGAAGTTGGCGAGAGCCCAAGACATCTTGACATAAGCAGTCTCCGGCAACATGTCCTCAAGCGGAACCACGCCGAGGGACAACAACTCCCGCCCCCTCCTATAGACATAGAGGTCCACACGGCCATATATAGTCTGGCTGGCCATAGCCACCACCACGCCGGAGTCCACCGCCCTCTTTATCGAAGGCAGTAAGGCCTCCCTCACGTGGCCGAACCCAGTGCCCTCTATCACGACCCCCTGGACGCCCATCTCGACGAGCGCGTCGAAGAGGCGGGGGTCCATTCCGGGATAGAATTTTATCAAGGCGGCCTTATCGCTGAAGTTAGCGGTGTACGACAGCCCGCCTCTCGGCTTGTAGGGACTTAGGAGCATGTTGATCGACTTGTTCTCTACGTCTATCTCGGCCAGGGGGCTCACGCCTATGCTCCTAAAGGTGTCGCGCCTTGACGTGTGCATCTTCCTGACTCTAGTGCCCCTATGGGCGTAGGCCTTCCCATCGCTAGAGGCTTTATGCATGACCACC
This region includes:
- a CDS encoding ZPR1 zinc finger domain-containing protein gives rise to the protein MLTQTTARCPVCGAATFYYTEFLYEAPYYGNIVVSVGVCRTCGYRFFDVDYVEAGNPTRVIFKAEDGDDVAKSIVVRSKTGAIRSPDLGFSLEPGPQAEPFVTTVEGVLYRALDYAESLKVLEPESSEKVDDFIKRVQKAINSGGFTLVVEDPLGKSLVIPRRPDSIRVERLDST
- a CDS encoding HD family hydrolase; amino-acid sequence: MDLVDVVDTLCGIRRVGWLQRGVENAETVCQHSLLVALLAGEIAAELREAGRDVDPAYAVAAAVIHDLAEAELGHPGNGVRSAVDWEGLELDAMRRLYPHLYGLFEAYRSSKGELGTLVSFADKLATLIRACRYAKRGYDTKDLIDAFRRRLSRYPEPYPQLLERYLARYCQGVLP